TTGCcccaatgaaaaaaataaatgaagagaGATAAAAGTACACTTTAAAGGgaaaaataggaaaacaaatgaTATGTTCTAAAAAGTTAACGATATTAATTGCACTTCTTAATATTGTGCATCTCCTCTTTGTGAATGGTTATTTTGAAAATGAGGAAGTAGCatttaagatttttttaatgTGAAATGATTTAAATCATCTTTAACTGTCCTTCATGTAAAAACATTGTGATTCACAACAACTCTTTTTCATTAATTACTTGATGAAAAGATGTGAATTAATAAATGTGTTCAATTTTGAAACTAGATGAATGAAAATCACACATTTGTAGACAACATTAATTTTGGATGAAGTTATCACcattgtttagttgttttagGTTTGATAGATAATGAGAGTTTCATTTATTAGTAGAATTAGAAATGcttaactcaacccaaaagttaGCTTAATAGTTGAGGGTTGCACTACCCTTTATAACACTTGTTTGGTCACGTACAtatctagccaatgtgagacttctaacacacccctcaCACCAAGTGCTGGCCATCTGGAGCATAAAATGAACATTAACGTGTGACTCAAATATAGGACCATTTGGGATAAAAGTCTAGTAAAGAAAAAATAGTACCACAATCCTAAAAGTGTTTTACATATCAATACCCATAAAAACGCTCCATAAAACAATTAACCCCTCCAAATACATTCACAATACCACACCATTAACCCCCTAAATAGAGCAAACAAACTAGTATCAGACAAGACACTACAAACCAGCCTAGAGACAAAATTGCAACACCAATATTTCATCAAAACCTTGTCTCCAAATAGCCCGAGCAACACAAGCGTACGTATAATAACATGTCCCAAAACCTTGTCTTTAAATAGCACTCCTTACGGTATGTGAACCTCAATAATACTGCAATCCCACCCGTAAAAAACCATCCCAGCACAGTTAACCTAAAAATTTATTAGGCTTAattacacttttggtcccccaactattgacttcttgcgaaaatcgtccataaacttcaaaattagcaaaaaaatgtcctccaactataccTGTTGTTGCACTTTTTATCTGCTGTTTGCCTTTCGTGAGAAaattaacgtgagaagctgatgtgacTCCCTCACGCGcgtctcacgtgactttcttcagagaacttgatgactggacaagtcacatgcttctcacgtaACTCTGAAAGGCTCCAACGGTCATCTCCCTCCTCCatcgtcttcttcaccatggaacccttttaaagtcacgtgagaagcatgtgacttgtccagtcatcaagttCTCTGAAGAATGTCACGTGAGACACCcgtgagggagccacatcagcttctcacggAAGACAAACGACATAACAAAAGTGCAacaacatgtatagttggaggactttttttgctaattctaaagtttggggacgattttcgcagaaAGACagtagttgggggaccaaaagtgaaatTAAACCAACTTTTAAGACTCAACTTTGCCTCAAAGCCTGCAAAACATAACTAAAAACACAACTACCAAACCCTGCACTTTTACCATGTTAATTCCGGCCCCCCAGTCCTCACTGCAAATTTATGCCAGAGACAtaaaaaacaatgtaataaacAGACCATCAACCAACATTTTTATAATATTGCAGCAGTTTTAAAATATTCAAGTATTATAAATAATTtactttataataaaaaaaatagccCCATGCAATCTCAACCTCCAGATTAACATCTACATATCTTGTGCTCTGGTCTAAAAAGAATCTAGAGAAATTCAGTTCCCATTAAGAGGTTGATCATCAGGAGACAGTGGCAAATATTGGtctctttcttttcttagaTATTTAGTGCATAAAAGCAgaattctgatgtccacatacaCTATTTTCAGAGTTTGGTAATTAATTTCCAGAGAGGTCTCAATgatgttaaaaaaataattatatatgatAGAAATAATTGATATAAATATGCTTAATGCACTTGAGGCATTTTGAAGGGAACCCTATTCTCTTTAGGTACGGGTGGATGTGAAGCACAACAGATTTTTTGGGTTCTAGGGTCGTCTTTTAAAGAGATAGATTATAATATTTCAGAATATTTCTGTGAGTTCCACTATATATAATGTGCAAGATTAATCCAAGTAAGGCACAACATCTATTGAAGTAATAAACCTGTTATACTCTAATAGCTAGCTGTATTATTAGGGGAGCTGCTGCAGCATAGTCAAAGAAAGCCTTGGTGATGAAGGTAAGAGAGTCTTGAGAAgctttaattatatttattgaaaaatGTTAAGTGTACATATGCGTTTCAGCGAAATCCAATTACCGTCTCTAAATCAAATGTCGATTTGATGTTCATTGAAATGTATCTGTACACATAATTACTCGTGTTTACTTTTTGTAAATTTGGTATTTGCTTTCATTTGATGTTGCATTTTTGGTAGAACTGTTTAGATTTTGGAAGAAACTCTTGTTAAAGATGTCAATTATTGAACAAATTGACTTAATTGTGACTACAATTTCTCTACTATAGTGTTTGATTAATTTTTGTCTCTTAGTGTCCCCTCTTAAATTTACTCCTCTCTCATTGAAAAAATGGAATCCCTCTATTAGCTTGACATGTAGTTAAAAATGAAAGTCAATAGAGCAACATATAAGTGAAGTGGTGGAATATAGTAAAACTCAATAGTTATATTAGGCTAAATAGTAAtttgagtaaagtacactcaccccctcaagttttgttagaataacactccatcccattcttatctaaaatctacaccccaccccattttatatagaggcaaatttagtgacgaaaaatattcttcattaataattagttattatttaaattgttaatcaataatttcaaaaaatattttcaatataatccaataaatataaaaatgaaaacatcacagtccttctcattctctcaatcgcgttcttcctctgcaaattcacaatgcaaattctgcaatagcacacatgactggttgacaaaccatatctcgaacatagtgaaacatgcttgtgttttcatatttggtaataattcaattttaatcaaaataatctatttatacctcaaatttttaaaattagattgtagacccaaaaagcaacacaaatgggtgaagaaaatagagaaacaaaattaagaaatatgaagtggatcggaggttattagaacccaacgatgcggtggagcaccgtttttaacaaaatccaacaacatcttaaaccaacaaagcgttcactcacaacttaaaggggtgaagttcacaacaagtagttgaacaagtggctttggggatgtgcgattcacgttctggggttcaggtcgcaacaaaactttgagacatggtggtgccatggggtttcacattccgGGATGGTTGTCGTCGTGTTAAAGTGAGCAAAggtttggtggtgaccgtttgtggtgagaaatatgatttgaagatagatgagacgtggacttaacagacatagtggatggtttttttaaatttaattcagtaaaattattttcataaattgatgtatgatagtgtatatgcatttaatttatttaaattttaactaattagtaattattttgtaTTAGTGatgaatttgttttcgtcactaaattttgcctttataaaaaatggggtggagtgtagattttaaaaaacaatgagGTGGAGTGTCATTCATGCAAACCTtcaggggggtgagtgtattttattCCCTAATTATTTTGTATTTAGGTCATTTGAATCTCTCCCCAAGTACCCAAAAAATAATCTCTCTAGTTCCCGTTACTAGCGGAATTTGAaccttagactttgagaaatggAGTCCTAACAAGTACCATTTAGGCCACCAATGCTAGTTTGAATTtatctagttttttttaaacaaaattttAGGGTGAGGAAAaagaatttaataatttaatatacaTAAAAATGTGATTGCTTAATACCGttagtgcataaaaattaaattctaaaACTTTTCTCTTGTCTAATTGTACTTAGGCGGAAGAGGGTCCTGTTGGTTGGTTGTTGTTTGTCTTTTGACTCTTTtagatattttgcttttaagccttttgctcaattttactatgaaaaagaaatttaaaaaagaaattttagtttagttttttAGAATAGCTTCAATAAATTGAAGGTGTAAAATAATTTGTACAACCAGATCAGATTTAAAAGATTTAGTAAAATCTAtttctcattttaatttaattagttgaTGTGACACATGCTTAAAACATAATTTATTGATCATATCCTCATTGAGAACTAATTAGTGTATGTTGaagtaatatattaattaagaatgagtaaaatgaaaataatataacAAATGTGGTTCACACatgtattattttaaaattttgggtaaaaatgtaattttcttCGCCGTCTTTGATTTTTGGCTCATCAGTATTTTAGGTTCCCCTGTCTTTcaataacatttattttaattttctatgtGAAAAATGTCTTTCACGGTCAAGATTCACAGCATTTCCTTTCTAAAATGGAGGAAACATTCATGCCCCACACTCATTTACCCAAAGGCCAAAACCTTTGTTCTTCAATTGGTGTGATTAACTCATTGACATCTCATAACATTTCAGAGCTCATTACTTCATGTTGATCTCTACTGCCCCCATTTCCCAAAGGCCAAaatcttaattttaatttgataaAAAGTTTAGTTGAAACTTCAAATACTACAACTCCAAAGCAATTAGAATAAAAGAGAGATTAAACTTGAGATACGATAAATAATGATAAATAATGCgatactaaataaaaatatatatatagagaaagTGAGTTTAAATGTGATAGATGaaaaaaacaataatataaTGAGCTACACACTCAATCCACTCACACCACAAGAGATATAAATGTAACAAGAAAAAATGTGTGATATAATGAATGATGTAATaacaaaatataaaaagagaaaatgagtgGAATAAGTGAACGTGTGAATAAATTAAAACCTTAAAAAAAAGTgtaaaatgaaagaaaagtCTTTTAATTTCAACACCATTCACTCTCTCCTACCCCTATATAACTCCCCACAGCGCCTTATTTCTTCATTGCATAAACTCCTCAATTCAACTCACCTGAATTCGAGGAGTGTCTGATAACCAACACATAATAAGCACACTCACACATCTTCTTTGTGCATCTTCCTTGCTCTTTGACTCACAAGAACACCATTTTTGCCTGAACTTCCTAACTCTAGTTTTTGTTGACTCTTGTAAGTTGGAAGGTGTGTCAAAACACATCAGAGAACCCATCATCATATTGATTGAGTCCTGAGCATACTCTTCAATGTGCACAAACATTGAGATCTTGCACATTAGTAAAATTTTAAACATTTACTTTCTCTGAAGCATAACTTGGGTTGTTCCCTGTCATAATGAAGATGAATGAGAAGAATGGCAGCAAGAACAACCATCATCACCAGGCTTTTGATGTCTCCCTTGACATGCAACAACAAGGAGGCTCTAAGTGCTTCGACGACGATGGTCGCCTCAAAAGAACTGGTACTTCACTAAGGCCCTTGTGTTGTTTTTCTTAGAAATCATGTTAGGCCTAATTCTACCTCAAAAAATTAGATAAGAGAGTATTGCTCTACTCTATAAAGACTTACTTGACGATATCTCCAGTTAATGCAAAACTTCTGAACACTTTTCATTCAAACTCTCATTGATTCTcttactttgaaaaaaaaaacacagggaCTGTGTGGACTGCAAGTGCACATATCATAACTGCTGTGATTGGCTCTGGGGTTCTCTCCCTGGCTTGGGCTATAGCTCAGCTTGGATGGGTTGCTGGTCCTGCTGTCATGATTCTCTTCTCTCTGGTGACTTACTACACCTCCATTCTTCTCTGTGCTTGTTATAGAAATGGTGATCCTGTCAATGGCAAGAGAAACTACACTTACATGGATGTTGTTCATTCAAACATGGGTAAGATTACTTCACACACTTCAAAACAAATTCTGGGTTCTGTTTCAGAGTTTCAAAGTTTGAATCTTGTTAACTTTTGTGGTTGTGTTTGTTCTGCAGGTGGCATTCAGGTCAAGTTATGTGGGATAGTTCAGTACCTTAACCTTTTTGGTGTCGCCATTGGATACACTATAGCGTCATCCATTAGCATGATGTATGTTTGCAATCTTAGTCTTACAGCCCATTTGGATACAGACCAGAAGAGCACTTATTAGAGTTTTTCTACTAAAAAATACACTAGATAAACTCGGATAAGTGTTCTTTGTTGCGCAGCTTGTAATGAAAAATCTAAGCATTGTCTACGGAAAATGACAATTTGTTGCTTTTGGCTTGTCTGTGAAACAGAGCAATTGAAAGGTCTAATTGTTTCCACAAGAGTGAGGGAAAAGATCCATGCCACATGAATGGCAATATCTACATGATTTCATTTGGTTTGGTGGAAATTGTTCTCTCTCAAATTCCAGACTTTGATCAATTATGGTGGCTCTCCATTTTAGCTGCTGTCATGTCCTTCACATACTCCACAATTGGGCTAGGCCTTGGTTTTGGAAAAGTTATAGGTATGATTCTTTATTTCCATTAACATGTTGTTGGAGGATTAAATGTGCTGCACATGAATCTGACTCAAATCTTGTGATATAACAGAAAACGGAGCAGTTGGGGGAAGCCTAACTGGCATAACAGTTGGAACAGTAACACAAACTCAAAAAGTTTGGAGGACCTTGCAAGCTCTTGGTGACATAGCCTTTGCCTATTCATACTCCATGATCCTTATAGAAATTCAGGTTTAAGTCATTTTGCTAAGTATTATTATCAGCATTGTTCCATGTTAAAAAGTCAAACTTGTTGCTACAAAGCTCTCATTATACGCGAGATCTAAAGAGAGCCGATCCACAGAGTGGGTCTAATATGGGTCCAACTCCTCTCTGAACCTCGCGCAGGCGCTTTGTTATACATTATGAAGAAAAATTGTTGAAAATGTAAGAAATTCTGAAGTGACAAAATTAACTGTATTATTTAACGGAAATCATGAAAGATTGCTTTCATTTATTGTAACTCATAGGATCTTTTTATCAGGAGACTAGtgtcataattttatttttttcaagctCAAAGAACCTGAAATTTCTAAAGTAACAAGGGTATGTTATGAAACAGGACACTGTAAAATCACCTCCATCAGAGTCAAAAACAATGAAGAAGGCATCTTTCATCAGTGTGGTAGTGACCACCCTTTTCTACATGCTTTGTGGTTGCTTTGGCTATGCTGCATTTGGAGATTCAAGCCCTGGAAACCTTCTCACTGGTTTTGGCTTCTACAACCCATTTTGGCTCATTGACATTGCCAATGCTGCCATAGTTATCCACCTTGTTGGTGCATACCAAGTCTACTCCCAGCCCCTCTTCGCCTTCGTTGAAAATTACGCGGCGGAAAAATTCCCAGACAGCGATTTTGTGACAAAAACCGTTCAAATCCCATTGTTCAATGCTTACAAAATCAATCTCTTCAGGCTGGTTTGGAGGACAATTTTTGTGATCATCACAACTTTGATTTCAATGCTTCTCCCATTCTTCAATGACATAGTGGGGCTTCTTGGAGCACTTGGATTTTGGCCTCTCACTGTGTATTTCCCGGTGGAGATGTACATTATTCAGAAGAGAATACCAAAGTGGAGTATCAAGTGGATCTGCTTTCAATTGTTTAGTCTTGCTTGCCTTATAGTTACTGTAGCAGCTGCAGCTGGCTCTGTTGCTGGGATTTTCCTTGATCTTCAAGTTTATAAGCCATTCAAGGCCATCTATTGATTTAATGTGACAACATATGGGAGAGATTTCAGCAACAAAATCCCCATCCTTGTTTATGTTCATAAGAAGCCTAAGATGATTATGTGAAGTTGTTGCTTATCGCTTAGCTTTGAAATGACCAAAGCAGGGGGGGAATTTATACACGACTGTAATATTTTATATGACAAGTCCATATATTATATTGAGCCTGAAATGTTTTATCTATTTGTGTGATTTAACACTTCTGAAAGTAAATTTATAAAGTAAACTAAGTTATTATAATAGTTAATTGAGAAATAAACGATTGAGATTTCAAAAACATCATATTTTACTAATAAACATGTGTAATAACTTACTTTACTATTTATTCCGGATGTTTTCGACAAATATTTACAATCTCATTATAGgtcacataaaaaaaaaaaccgacaTTTTCTTCGTAATCATGACTCGATCAAGCCACACCATTCAGAAGACCATAAAGTGGCCAACTCGATAGGCAATGTGGTTGATATATCTCAACCTACTCAACAACCAATCTAGTCGAAACACCCCAAATCGACCAAACACCCCCTTAGCTAAGACATTTATTCTAAATTGATCTGACCCTCaacatttattttttgaatCACATTCACATTCAATTATTCATATCAAATCTTTACCTATTCATAATATTCCAATTTAGCTTCGATGAACACAATGAAATATAGAATCTCAACTTCTACCATAGTAGTTATTACTTTCATACCATACACCATGAACAATTATGTTGCCCTAGTACTTAATTGAATATTTGTTTAATAAGCATGCCGAGAATATTATAATCTATCATGCAAACCCTTGTCACTCACCATAATTTTGACTATgatctttttaatatttttgttggTTAACTCAACCACACTATTTATCTTAACCTTGAACGAATCTTAattgtgaatttaattttaaactactcAGTTATCTTTTGAACTTTTGCACAATTGAGATTTGAAATGTATGTGACTATCTTATTGAGCTTATAAGAAAGAAATGACTATCTTCTTAAGAATTCATATCATAATGAATCACTATTTTACTCATATTTCATCTTATTTTttaggcttattagcacttttggtcccccaagtTTCTGAAGTGTGCAAACAGAGTcccttaatttaaaaaaaaaacatttcactACCCCCACGTTAAGCTCCgtcaacacttttggtccctcacaaACTTtccattttaataaaatttaaattgataaaattaaataaaaataaaaaacctataATGGTTAAAAAGTTTatttaacaaattaaaaaatcatcTTGAACCTTTTTAAGTTCTTACCGGAACACACACAAataaacccaaacccataaatTTATGGTTTCAGATACAATCAACCCAACCCAGTAGCACAAAAGCAATGCAATATTATTCGTTTTCCTCCCCTCCACGTCTCTCCTTCGTTTTGTACTCTCGCACCCCATGACTTGGATGGTGGCATGATGAAGGTGTCTCTGCAACCCAGAATTGTCTTTCCCGTTTCTGAGCAATTTTATTCACATATCCTTCAATTGTCTTTTGGGGTTTGGGTTGACGGAGTCAAACGTGCCCCGTTTGCACAATTCAGAAACCTGGGGGACcaaaaagtgctaataagcccaTTTTCtatgttctttctttcatttttttattttatttattttctcttgCTTCATCGCATTCGCATAGGTCAACTTTTCCTTTTCATATATAAATCCCAAGAGAACCTAGTTTCAGACAAGTAGTTGTACCAGCAGCTCCTCCCACAATAGCCCTTTTTTTCTCATCTATCTGAGGAGCTAAGGTGCTGAACGTTTTTTTATCACCACAAGTACAAGCACGAGGaaccttttctttctcttgagAAATGCCAACTTATCATTGGCGGATTTTGTTTCTACCCATTCAAATTCCTCGCATGAAAAGTCCTCAGAAACCAAGGAGTTTTTACAGCTCTTGTTTCAATAGGCCTGGCCTTTTGCCCTGGAGGAATGAGGGACCATGGAAGGAAAAACGCTCCTTTTGTATGGTTGTTGCGTTGGTGCCGCTGGCGGTATCGGAAATGGAAAAGAAGATGGCAAAGTTTAGGACTTTGAAAGACCTCCGCCACTGCAATCAACACAGGCATGCACTTATCTCCTTGtcttaaattttcaatttttgttgtgCTCTTTGGAATTTATGGTCTACTTGTATTGTAAATTTCTTCGTTTTTCATTTCCTGTGTTGATCAGAGAGAATAGCTCATTTTTTGCCCCTTGGATCACTTGAACAGGGTGGGTATGATTGTTTGGATTTATTGTTCATACTGTCACAATAAGCTGCTCCTTCCTTGATATGATCCCCTGTCATTAGTATATTTGATTTGTATATGCTGTTATGCCTTTTCCTTTTGTTATGGCATTGCTTCACCTTTAATCATATGGTTACTTAGAGAAGTGAAGTCCTTCTTTATCACTGATTTTTAAGATGTAGGTGTGCATTTAGGTTCTTTGTCTATTCTAATACATTAGTAACTTGTAAGTTTGTTCTGGTCATTAGGAGAGCTCTCATAGACTTTTTTTGGTGTTCCTCAGCAACTTAATTTAATTATCCTGAATTGCATCAATTGTTATATCAATATTTTCACTTATAACCATTGAGTATGTGGATAAGTTGGGGGTTGATCACCAACTTTACAAGAGGTTTTGAGTTCAAGCTTTGGGTATGCAGTTGTGTTAAATACACGGAACCGCATATAAAGAAAAAAGGCCAGTCATTTATTTGCAACTCAGTTTAACTTTGAAATCCAATAATATATAGTGTAAAATTGTAATTTGCATCAATGTAGCTGCACAAGTTACTAGCGCGTATTTGATACTTTCTGCTGAAGTTTTTCATTTGCTTTCAATGAAATAATGGAAGAGTATTCAAATACACAATAATGGAAATCAAGGGGATAGATCTTCTTCCTTGAGGATGGTGCTTAAAAACTGTGGCTGGTTTTGATATTTTAAGTCCAAGGCAGGTTTTTTGTTCTAGCAAATAGTGCATGTACCTGTTTAATCATTTTAAACTTGTCAAAGCAATtccattgttttattttgtaGAATGGAATTTGGGGTGGGTGGATAGGAAAATGAACTTCTCCTCTGCCATGCTTCAAAAACATACTGAAAATGGTATAGTTTGAGGATAATGATGAGGAGGAAGTGGTCTAGAACTTTCATGTTTTTCCGCAGTTTATTTTAGGAAATAGATACTTAAACCTCTTGGGTACCTTGATTTTGTTGGTTGTTTAAGACACACCTTGGctttttaatgttaattatgAGTGCCATgaattttgagattttttttttatcatttatatttatataattatattatataaacaaTACAAAAAAATCAGCACTGTGTCCATCTTGCTATGCACTACTGCAATAGAATTTTTTTGGTCGGTCAGCTGCCTATGCTCCGCTATCCGAGATTGACAACACTGGTTTCTGCCGCATATACATTTTCAATCATACAAAGCATAGAAACTTAGAAATAAATGATTGGATAGTGGAGATTTTTAAGTAGAATCATTAATCGAATTATATTGTTGCAGTTAATATGATATTAAATCCACTTTGATTTTCGAATTAATGATATACATTATACACAAAAGAATTCATTTTAGATTCCGAGggatattttacttttgaagttCTCTATggttttatttgtttatttatatCACAAATGATGATATTGGCATCCTTATTGGCCATATCACAAATGATGGAATTGTTGACTCCAAGGATTTTCTCCTATTGTTTTTGGTAGTTTTCTGAACtcattattttatttgtttgacCATGGTTTCCCTTCTTTTCAGCTATTTAATTACGAAACGGAAGAAACAAGCCAAACAACCATTGCATGTAGTCTTTGTGTCACTGGTGACTTTACTGATAAAGGCTCTACTTAAACGAGATCCAATCAGTGTTCTTCTAATGATCACATTCGGTCTCTCCTTTGAGTTGCGCATGCGACTGTAGGCACCACACTAGCAGTGAAGCTGGTAACGTCCTTCGCTTTTCTTCCATTCATAATCCGATCCGGTCTTGATTTCATCCAGTTGTGGCTTTTTCTCCTCTTCATTCTCAAGTGCTATAGCTTGTTCGCTAAATTCCTTCCCGATACCCCTTCATCAATTCTCAGCCAACCCAAACCCTAGCCTTGGAAAATACACAAAGTCAAGCTACATTTAGGGCTCCCAATCCTTCGTTTTTCTTCCATTCATAATCCGATCCAGTCTTGCTTTCATCCAGTTGTGGCTTTTACCCCTCTTCATTCTCAAGTGCTATAGCTTGTTTGCTAAATTCCTTCCCAATACCCCTTCATCAATTCTCAGGCAACCCAAACCCTAGCCTTAGAAAATC
This is a stretch of genomic DNA from Lotus japonicus ecotype B-129 chromosome 1, LjGifu_v1.2. It encodes these proteins:
- the LOC130738705 gene encoding amino acid permease 3, coding for MKMNEKNGSKNNHHHQAFDVSLDMQQQGGSKCFDDDGRLKRTGTVWTASAHIITAVIGSGVLSLAWAIAQLGWVAGPAVMILFSLVTYYTSILLCACYRNGDPVNGKRNYTYMDVVHSNMGGIQVKLCGIVQYLNLFGVAIGYTIASSISMIAIERSNCFHKSEGKDPCHMNGNIYMISFGLVEIVLSQIPDFDQLWWLSILAAVMSFTYSTIGLGLGFGKVIENGAVGGSLTGITVGTVTQTQKVWRTLQALGDIAFAYSYSMILIEIQDTVKSPPSESKTMKKASFISVVVTTLFYMLCGCFGYAAFGDSSPGNLLTGFGFYNPFWLIDIANAAIVIHLVGAYQVYSQPLFAFVENYAAEKFPDSDFVTKTVQIPLFNAYKINLFRLVWRTIFVIITTLISMLLPFFNDIVGLLGALGFWPLTVYFPVEMYIIQKRIPKWSIKWICFQLFSLACLIVTVAAAAGSVAGIFLDLQVYKPFKAIY